Proteins from a genomic interval of Chanos chanos chromosome 3, fChaCha1.1, whole genome shotgun sequence:
- the hnrnpd gene encoding heterogeneous nuclear ribonucleoprotein D0 yields the protein MSEDQLVGEDPVTKMEEDGEASSEEQPQTADEVGVGETEGSKIDASKNEEDEGKMFVGGLSWDTTKKDLKDYFTKFGEVVDCTLKLDPLTGRSRGFGFVLFKDADSVEKVIAQKEHKLNGKVIDPKKAKAMKSKEPVKKIFVGGLSPDTPEEKIREYFDAFGEVESIELPMENKTNKRRGFCFITFKDEEPVKKIMEKKYHNIGLSKCEIKVAMSKEQYQQQQQWGGRGGYSSRSRGRGGPNQNWNQGYGNYWNQGYGNYGNYGYSNQGYGGYGGYDYSGYNSYYGYGDYSNQQSGYGKSPRRGGHQNSYKPY from the exons ATGTCAGAAGATCAACTTGTCGGGGAAGATCCAGTGACGAAGATGGAGGAAGATGGAGAGGCAAGTAGCGAAGAACAGCCACAAACAGCTGATGAAGTCGGAGTGGGAGAAACAGAAGGATCAAAGATTGATGCGAGTAAAAACGAGGAGGATGAAGG GAAAATGTTTGTTGGGGGACTAAGCTGGGACACAACAAAAAAGGATCTGAAGGATTATTTCACCAAGTTTGGAGAAGTCGTTGACTGCACACTTAAGTTAGATCCCTTAACAGGGCGATCCAGGggctttggctttgttttattCAAAGATGCTGACAGTGTGGAAAAg GTGATTGCACAGAAGGAGCACAAACTTAATGGGAAGGTCATTGATCCCAAAAAGGCAAAGGCCATGAAAAGTAAGGAGCCTGTGAAGAAAATATTTGTCGGTGGCCTTTCCCCAGATACACCTGAGGAGAAGATCAGAGAATATTTTGATGCATTTGGAGAG GTGGAGTCAATTGAGCTTCCTATGGAGAACAAGACAAATAAAAGGCGAGGTTTCTGTTTCATAACTTTCAAAGATGAAGAACCAGTAAAGAAGATTATGGAAAAAAAGTACCATAACATTGGACTAAGCAAG TGTGAGATTAAGGTAGCCATGTCAAAGGAACAgtaccagcagcagcagcagtggggTGGCAGAGGTGGCTACTCATCCAGGTCTCGGGGCAGAGGTG gcccCAATCAGAACTGGAACCAAGGATACGGCAACTACTGGAATCAAGGTTATGGAAATTATGGAAACTATGGCTACAGCAATCAAGGATATGGTGGATACGGTGGCTATGATTACTCTGGTTACAACAGCTACTACGGATATGGTGACTACAGCA ATCAGCAGAGTGGATATGGAAAGTCCCCTAGGCGAGGTGGTCACCAAAACAGCTACAAGCCATACTAA
- the hnrnpdl gene encoding heterogeneous nuclear ribonucleoprotein D-like isoform X1, with protein MQTEGQTDFSTDEFPEGSKINASKNQQDDGKMFIGGLSWDTSKKDLTDYLSKFGEVLDCTIKTDPMTGRSRGFGFVLFKDAESVERVLELKEHKLDGKLIDPKRAKAMKGKEPPKKVFVGGLSPDTSEDQIREYFGTFGEIESIELPMDTKTNERRGFCFVTYVEEEPVQKLLENRYHQVGSGKCEIKVAQPKEVYRQQQHRGARGYGGRGGFRGRGRGGQGNYNQGYSNYYGQSYGGYGNGYNQGYNGYAGYDYSGYNYQNYGYGQGYDDYNGQQSSYGKASREGGNHQNNYQPY; from the exons atgcaaacagagggacagacagacttCAGCACAGACGAATTTCCAGAGGGCTCCAAAATAAACGCGagcaaaaaccagcaggatGATGG TAAAATGTTCATTGGTGGACTCAGCTGGGACACCAGCAAGAAAGACCTTACAGATTACTTGTCAAAGTTTGGAGAGGTACTGGACTGCACTATTAAAACTGACCCAATGACGGGACGCTCCAGAGGCTTTGGGTTTGTACTCTTCAAAGATGCAGAGAGTGTAGAACGG GTTTTGGAGCTGAAAGAACACAAACTGGATGGAAAGTTGATTGATCCAAAGAGAGCCAAAGCCATGAAGGGGAAGGAGCCTCCtaaaaaagtgtttgttggAGGCCTTAGCCCAGACACCTCAGAAGACCAGATCCGGGAATACTTTGGAACATTTGGAGAG ATTGAAAGCATTGAACTTCCCATGGAcactaaaacaaatgaaaggagAGGGTTCTGTTTCGTGACTTATGTGGAGGAAGAGCCTGTTCAAAAGCTTCTGGAGAACCGGTACCATCAAGTTGGATCAGGAAAG TGTGAGATCAAAGTTGCTCAGCCCAAAGAAGTATACAGACAGCAGCAGCACAGAGGAGCCAGGGGATACGGAGGTAGGGGTGGATTCAGAGGCCGTGGGAGAGGAG GACAAGGTAACTATAATCAAGGTTACAGTAACTACTATGGTCAGAGTTATGGAGGCTATGGTAATGGATACAACCAAGGATACAATGGCTATGCTGGCTACGACTATTCTGGCTACAACTATCAAAACTATGGATATGGACAGGGTTATGATGATTACAATG GTCAGCAGAGCAGTTATGGCAAGGCTTCACGAGAAGGAGGAAACCACCAAAACAACTACCAGCCATATTGA
- the hnrnpdl gene encoding heterogeneous nuclear ribonucleoprotein D-like isoform X2: protein MQTEGQTDFSTDEFPEGSKINASKNQQDDGKMFIGGLSWDTSKKDLTDYLSKFGEVLDCTIKTDPMTGRSRGFGFVLFKDAESVERVLELKEHKLDGKLIDPKRAKAMKGKEPPKKVFVGGLSPDTSEDQIREYFGTFGEIESIELPMDTKTNERRGFCFVTYVEEEPVQKLLENRYHQVGSGKCEIKVAQPKEVYRQQQHRGARGYGGQGNYNQGYSNYYGQSYGGYGNGYNQGYNGYAGYDYSGYNYQNYGYGQGYDDYNGQQSSYGKASREGGNHQNNYQPY, encoded by the exons atgcaaacagagggacagacagacttCAGCACAGACGAATTTCCAGAGGGCTCCAAAATAAACGCGagcaaaaaccagcaggatGATGG TAAAATGTTCATTGGTGGACTCAGCTGGGACACCAGCAAGAAAGACCTTACAGATTACTTGTCAAAGTTTGGAGAGGTACTGGACTGCACTATTAAAACTGACCCAATGACGGGACGCTCCAGAGGCTTTGGGTTTGTACTCTTCAAAGATGCAGAGAGTGTAGAACGG GTTTTGGAGCTGAAAGAACACAAACTGGATGGAAAGTTGATTGATCCAAAGAGAGCCAAAGCCATGAAGGGGAAGGAGCCTCCtaaaaaagtgtttgttggAGGCCTTAGCCCAGACACCTCAGAAGACCAGATCCGGGAATACTTTGGAACATTTGGAGAG ATTGAAAGCATTGAACTTCCCATGGAcactaaaacaaatgaaaggagAGGGTTCTGTTTCGTGACTTATGTGGAGGAAGAGCCTGTTCAAAAGCTTCTGGAGAACCGGTACCATCAAGTTGGATCAGGAAAG TGTGAGATCAAAGTTGCTCAGCCCAAAGAAGTATACAGACAGCAGCAGCACAGAGGAGCCAGGGGATACGGAG GACAAGGTAACTATAATCAAGGTTACAGTAACTACTATGGTCAGAGTTATGGAGGCTATGGTAATGGATACAACCAAGGATACAATGGCTATGCTGGCTACGACTATTCTGGCTACAACTATCAAAACTATGGATATGGACAGGGTTATGATGATTACAATG GTCAGCAGAGCAGTTATGGCAAGGCTTCACGAGAAGGAGGAAACCACCAAAACAACTACCAGCCATATTGA
- the enoph1 gene encoding enolase-phosphatase E1, giving the protein MATIGVPANTSVFLLDIEGTTTPITFVKDILFPYIKEHLEDYLSAHWEEDECKQDVHLLKKQAEEDLRQNRACHVHAVDQTVHTDEEKAIREVVDNVLWQMAADRKTTALKQLQGHMWRAAYAAGRIKGEVYPDVVPAIRRWKQQGLKIYIYSSGSVEAQKLLFGHSVEGDLLDLFDGHFDTNIGAKVESKSYEKIAERIGCPPEDIMFLTDVTREAKAAEDAGVNVTVVVRPGNLELTEEEKAHYNTITSFSQLELNGNA; this is encoded by the exons ATGGCTACAATTGGAGTGCCTGCCAACACTAGCGTTTTTCTCTTGGACATTGAGGGAACCACAACGCCAATCACGTTCGTTAAG GACATCTTATTCCCATACATTAAGGAACATCTGGAGGACTACCTTTCAGCGCATTGGGAGGAGGATGAATGCAAGCAAGACGTGCATCTTCTAAAAAAACAG GCAGAGGAGGACTTACGGCAGAACAGAGCATGTCATGTTCATGCTGTTGACCAGACAGTGCACACAGATGAGGAGAAAGCCATCAGGGAGGTGGTTGATAATGTCCTTTGGCAGATGGCAGCAGACAGAAAGACTACAGCTCTCAAACAACTGCAGGGGCACATGTGGAGAGCGGCCTATGCTGCTGGAAGAATCAAAGGCGA AGTGTATCCAGATGTGGTTCCGGCCATCAGGAGGTGGAAACAGCAAGGGCTAAAGATCTACATCTATTCTTCAGGCAGTGTGGAGGCCCAGAAGCTGCTCTTTGGACATTCAGTTGAAGGAGATCTGTTAGAT CTGTTTGACGGACACTTTGACACCAATATTGGAGCTAAAGTAGAGAGCAAAAGCTACGAAAAGATTGCAGAGCGAATTGGTTGCCCTCCAGAGGACATTATGTTCTTAACAGATGTTACCCGAG AGGCGAAGGCAGCAGAAGATGCTGGGGTGAACGTAACTGTGGTGGTAAGACCTGGCAACCTGGAGCTCACTGAAGAGGAGAAAGCCCATTATAATACCATTACGTCTTTCAGCCAACTCGAACTTAATGGAAACGCATAA
- the tmem150c gene encoding transmembrane protein 150C, which translates to MRKCSPWTFLPVMLSLFTAAGLWVVYFIAVEDEKIIPLSSEYKRSGTKSPPYISIAGNAPPASCVFSQVMNMAAFVGFILGVLRYLQLKPRVHKPWLNIGSLVALSLACFGMTLVGNFQLSNDEELHNIGTSMTFGLGTLFCWVQSFMTLKVNLRNEGRRVGIFRFVLSGAVTSCMLLYFALMAQRLHMHAARAQWALVMFFLTYLGTFAIEFRHYHFEIVCSDEQDPPLSLSESFSEVSEYQSDQL; encoded by the exons ATGAGGAAGTGCAGTCCCTGGACCTTTCTCCCCGTCATGCTCTCTTTGTTCACAGCCGCTGGCCTGTGGGTCGT GTATTTCATAGCTGTGGAGGATGAGAAAATTATACCCCTTAGTTCAGAATATAA GCGATCAGGAACAAAATCCCCTCCCTACATTAG CATTGCAGGCAATGCCCCTCCTGCCAGCTGTGTATTTAGCCAAGTCATGAACATGGCAGCTTTTGTGG GGTTCATCCTTGGTGTGCTTAGATATCTGCAGCTGAAGCCAAGGGTGCACAAACCATGGCTTAACATTGGTAGTTTGGTGGCACTGTCTTTGGCATGCTTTGGCATGACTTTAGTAGGAAACTTCCAG CTGTCCAATGATGAAGAACTCCACAACATTGGCACGTCCATGACCTTTGGTCTTGGCACTTTGTTCTGTTGGGTGCAGTCATTCATGACTCTAAAGGTTAACCTGCGGAATGAGGGCAGGAGAGTGGGTATCTTCCGTTTCGTGTTGTCTGGAGCAGTCACTTCCTGCATGTTGCTCT ACTTCGCTCTGATGGCACAGCGTCTCCACATGCATGCTGCCCGTGCTCAGTGGGCACTGGTAATGTTCTTCCTGACCTACCTGGGCACCTTTGCCATTGAGTTCCGCCACTACCACTTTGAGATAGTGTGCAGCGATGAACAGGATCCTCCACTTAGCCTGTCGGAGAGCTTCTCAGAGGTGTCAGAGTACCAGTCAGACCAGCTATAG